One genomic region from Haloterrigena gelatinilytica encodes:
- a CDS encoding SDR family NAD(P)-dependent oxidoreductase: MSTKQFSVDGDVAIITGSSSGIGRGIAERFAADGVDVVVCSREQENVDPVAEEINESERPSEALAVKCDVTDRDAVEALVEATVEEFGGLDVLVNNAGASFMANFDDVSPNGWETIIDINVNGTYHCTHAAAEHLKDGGGSVINLASVAGQRGSPLMSPYGAAKAAVINLTTTLSYEWADDGVRVNCIAPGFVATPGVESQMGVSADNIDRSAVARRIGTVEEIADLAQFLASPASSYIVGETITAQGVPQISEEHEV; encoded by the coding sequence ATGAGTACCAAACAGTTCAGCGTCGACGGCGACGTCGCCATTATCACCGGCTCCTCGAGCGGCATCGGACGGGGAATCGCGGAGCGGTTCGCCGCGGACGGCGTCGACGTCGTCGTCTGTTCGCGCGAACAGGAGAACGTCGACCCCGTCGCCGAGGAGATCAACGAGAGCGAACGCCCCAGTGAGGCGCTGGCCGTCAAGTGCGACGTGACCGACCGCGACGCGGTCGAGGCGCTGGTCGAGGCGACCGTCGAGGAGTTCGGCGGGCTGGACGTACTGGTCAACAACGCCGGCGCGTCGTTCATGGCCAACTTCGACGACGTCTCGCCGAACGGCTGGGAGACGATCATCGACATCAACGTCAACGGCACCTACCACTGCACCCACGCCGCCGCGGAGCACTTAAAGGACGGCGGCGGCTCGGTGATCAACCTGGCCAGCGTCGCCGGCCAGCGGGGCTCGCCGCTGATGAGCCCCTACGGCGCCGCCAAGGCCGCGGTCATCAACCTGACGACGACGCTGTCCTACGAGTGGGCCGACGACGGCGTCCGCGTCAACTGCATCGCCCCCGGCTTCGTCGCCACGCCGGGCGTCGAGAGCCAGATGGGCGTCTCCGCCGACAACATCGACCGGTCGGCGGTCGCCCGCCGCATCGGCACCGTCGAGGAGATCGCCGACCTCGCGCAGTTCCTCGCCAGCCCGGCCTCGTCGTATATCGTCGGCGAGACGATCACGGCCCAGGGCGTCCCGCAGATCAGCGAAGAGCACGAGGTCTGA
- a CDS encoding MOSC domain-containing protein — MTGSGTVERVFIAPEAEAEMEEQTDAEAVAGQGLRGDRYFSEIETGTFVEWEPDEERHDGYDLTLIEQEAVTAIEREAGIELAPGEHRRNIETRDVALNHLVGQRFRVGDAICRGDRLCEPCNHLQRITQDGVLQALTHRGGLRADILEDGMIRPGDVIEPLE, encoded by the coding sequence ATGACCGGGAGCGGCACTGTCGAACGGGTTTTTATCGCACCTGAAGCCGAAGCGGAGATGGAAGAACAGACCGACGCTGAAGCAGTCGCCGGACAGGGACTCCGCGGTGACCGCTACTTTAGCGAGATTGAGACGGGAACCTTCGTCGAGTGGGAGCCAGATGAGGAACGTCACGATGGGTACGACCTCACGTTGATCGAGCAAGAGGCTGTCACAGCAATCGAACGTGAAGCGGGAATCGAACTCGCCCCGGGCGAACACCGACGGAACATCGAAACCCGCGATGTCGCACTCAATCATCTCGTTGGACAACGGTTCCGAGTCGGTGACGCCATCTGTCGAGGGGATCGACTGTGTGAACCGTGTAATCATCTGCAACGCATCACTCAGGACGGCGTATTGCAGGCACTCACTCATCGAGGTGGGCTCCGAGCGGACATCCTCGAAGACGGGATGATTCGCCCCGGAGACGTCATCGAACCGCTCGAATAA
- a CDS encoding antibiotic biosynthesis monooxygenase family protein has protein sequence MYLVTFRLAPGEYDAEFHELNDAIQAAAEDTEGYLGKRTWHAPESEEVLVVYYWESLDALESFGADADHERAKQRWTEWYDAYEVTVTEVVETYGSGFGDDASPLV, from the coding sequence ATGTATTTGGTGACGTTCCGCCTCGCTCCGGGTGAGTACGACGCGGAGTTCCACGAGTTGAACGACGCGATACAAGCAGCAGCCGAGGACACGGAGGGATATCTGGGCAAGCGGACGTGGCATGCACCGGAGAGTGAGGAGGTTCTCGTCGTCTACTACTGGGAGTCGTTGGACGCACTCGAGTCGTTTGGAGCGGATGCGGACCACGAACGCGCGAAACAGCGGTGGACGGAGTGGTACGATGCGTATGAGGTCACCGTTACGGAAGTCGTCGAGACATACGGGAGCGGGTTCGGTGACGATGCGAGCCCACTCGTGTAG
- a CDS encoding ion channel, with protein sequence MFETLRLPRPDRRVTVRLVVAIALASIATGVAAILTRPAVEAGGSLGQLQSVAEFSGTVVGFALLVAAWGMRRGYRLAYAAAAVLVALAAAHGVVQFRALAVPLVVLSSGGLLVLAATSRRFTRSVVLDATQVGAVLAIVGVFCYGTAGAYALRAQFDGVETVVDAVYFTAVTASTVGYGDVHAATETARLFAVSLVVLGPATLAATVGSLFAPLLETHFERTGRRAAAHLEPESGVADPGSGAGNGTARPARVVALGFDATLAPVVEALAERASVAVVTDEETAPRLPEGAAPIVGDPTADRTLERAGLGACDAVLVVAAGIDAGETVAAARSRTDARIAVVEDRESRTEAAGAGESLERAGADAVVDPAAVLADATVDALLGSDGTGAQSSASAPSHRG encoded by the coding sequence ATGTTCGAGACGTTGCGCCTCCCTCGACCGGACCGGCGGGTCACGGTCCGGCTCGTCGTCGCGATCGCGCTCGCGTCGATCGCCACCGGCGTCGCCGCCATTCTCACCCGGCCGGCCGTCGAGGCCGGTGGCTCGCTCGGGCAGCTCCAGTCGGTAGCGGAGTTCAGCGGGACCGTCGTCGGCTTCGCCCTCCTCGTCGCCGCGTGGGGAATGCGCCGCGGCTATCGACTCGCGTACGCTGCGGCCGCGGTCCTCGTGGCCCTCGCCGCGGCCCACGGCGTCGTCCAGTTCCGGGCGCTGGCCGTCCCGCTGGTCGTCCTCTCGTCCGGCGGGCTCCTCGTTCTCGCGGCGACGAGCCGGCGGTTCACGCGGTCGGTCGTGCTCGACGCGACGCAGGTCGGTGCGGTGCTGGCGATCGTCGGCGTGTTCTGTTACGGGACCGCCGGCGCGTACGCGCTCAGGGCTCAGTTCGACGGCGTCGAGACCGTCGTCGACGCGGTCTACTTCACCGCCGTGACCGCCAGCACCGTCGGGTACGGTGACGTACACGCGGCCACGGAGACGGCGCGGCTGTTCGCCGTTTCGCTGGTCGTGCTCGGACCCGCGACCCTCGCCGCCACCGTCGGCAGCCTGTTCGCACCGCTGCTCGAGACGCACTTCGAGCGGACCGGACGCCGGGCGGCCGCGCATCTCGAGCCGGAATCCGGAGTCGCCGATCCCGGTAGCGGGGCCGGAAACGGAACCGCGCGACCGGCGCGGGTCGTCGCGCTCGGCTTCGACGCGACGCTCGCTCCCGTCGTCGAGGCGCTCGCGGAGCGCGCGTCGGTCGCGGTCGTGACCGACGAGGAGACGGCACCGCGACTCCCCGAGGGCGCGGCCCCGATCGTCGGCGATCCGACCGCCGACCGGACGCTCGAGCGGGCGGGTCTCGGGGCGTGCGACGCGGTGCTCGTCGTCGCCGCGGGGATCGACGCGGGCGAGACCGTCGCCGCGGCCCGGTCGCGCACGGACGCTCGAATCGCCGTCGTCGAGGACCGAGAGTCGAGAACCGAAGCGGCCGGGGCCGGCGAGTCGCTCGAGCGGGCTGGGGCGGACGCCGTCGTCGATCCGGCGGCCGTGCTGGCCGACGCGACCGTCGACGCGCTCCTCGGGTCCGACGGGACCGGCGCTCAGTCGTCCGCGTCCGCGCCTTCCCACAGGGGGTAG
- a CDS encoding TIGR04024 family LLM class F420-dependent oxidoreductase has product MTTRDVHLPVAAQPTVDSIVDYTRRAEEGGYDCAWLPETWGRDGVTVLTAMAERTAEIDIGSSILNTYSRSPALLGQTAATLQEVSDGRFRLGLGPSGPVVIENWHGMEYGNPLRRTRETVEIVRQVLSGETVDYDGDDFQLSGFRLRCEPPETRPPIEVTGMGPKAVELAGRFADGWHGIMLTPEGMADRVEDIERGAELGDRDPDEVQVTAGVTCCALEDAERARELARQHVAFYVGGMGTFYRDALERQGYDAAGDVHDAWQDGDRERALELVDEHVLDDLCAVGDPETARERLERYEAVDGIDAVAVSFPRGADEEEIRRTMDAVAPDA; this is encoded by the coding sequence ATGACTACCAGAGACGTTCACCTGCCGGTCGCGGCCCAGCCGACCGTCGACTCGATCGTCGACTACACGCGACGCGCGGAGGAGGGCGGCTACGACTGCGCGTGGCTCCCCGAGACGTGGGGTCGGGACGGCGTCACCGTCCTGACGGCGATGGCCGAACGCACCGCGGAGATCGATATCGGCTCGAGCATCCTCAACACGTACTCCCGGTCGCCGGCGCTGCTCGGCCAGACGGCGGCGACGCTGCAGGAGGTCTCGGACGGCCGATTCCGACTCGGACTCGGCCCCAGCGGCCCCGTCGTCATCGAGAACTGGCACGGGATGGAGTACGGCAATCCGCTCCGGCGCACCCGCGAGACGGTCGAGATCGTTCGACAGGTGCTCTCCGGCGAGACGGTCGACTACGACGGCGACGACTTCCAGCTCTCGGGCTTCCGGCTGCGCTGCGAGCCGCCGGAGACGCGGCCGCCGATCGAGGTCACCGGGATGGGACCGAAGGCCGTCGAACTCGCGGGCCGGTTCGCCGACGGCTGGCACGGGATCATGCTCACCCCCGAGGGGATGGCAGACCGCGTCGAAGACATCGAGCGCGGTGCCGAGCTCGGCGACCGGGACCCCGACGAGGTGCAGGTCACCGCCGGCGTCACCTGTTGTGCCCTCGAGGACGCCGAGCGAGCGCGCGAACTCGCCCGCCAGCACGTCGCCTTCTACGTCGGCGGGATGGGCACCTTCTACCGGGACGCCCTCGAGCGCCAGGGCTACGACGCGGCCGGCGACGTCCACGACGCCTGGCAGGACGGCGACCGCGAGCGCGCCCTCGAACTGGTCGACGAGCACGTCCTCGACGATCTCTGTGCCGTCGGCGATCCGGAGACCGCACGGGAGCGACTCGAGCGCTACGAGGCGGTCGACGGGATCGACGCCGTCGCGGTCAGCTTCCCGCGGGGCGCCGACGAGGAGGAGATCCGGCGGACGATGGACGCGGTGGCGCCCGACGCCTGA
- a CDS encoding lactate 2-monooxygenase produces the protein MTDDTPRNDSADDAPTDEPLDDAPRYGPDRQQEVYSQGMLEDKPPEFPVSYEDLVERAREELSEEAFAYVVGGAGSESTVRANDRAFEKWQIVPRMLRDVSDRDLSVDLFGTEYPAPVLLAPIGVQEILHEEAELAVARAAREFELPMVLSSVSSHTFEAVADELGDSPGWFQLYWSADRDVAASFVERAEDAGYEAVVVTLDTPKMGWRERDIELGYLPFLETRGLQNYFADPAFRDRLEADPEDDPVSAIRSWKECFGDASLTWADLDWLDDQTDLPIVLKGVLHPDDAREAIDRGVDGLIVSNHGGRQVDGAIPALDALPNVVDAVDDATEADEEFPVLFDSGIRRGSDVFRAVALDADAVLLGRPYALGLGIGGEDGVRAVLENLLADVDLTVGLSGCASIDEVDRSNLRRAER, from the coding sequence ATGACGGACGACACTCCACGGAACGATTCGGCGGACGATGCGCCAACGGACGAGCCCCTCGACGACGCGCCGCGGTACGGCCCGGACCGACAGCAGGAGGTCTACAGCCAAGGGATGCTCGAGGACAAACCGCCAGAGTTCCCGGTCTCCTACGAGGACCTCGTCGAACGCGCCCGCGAGGAGCTCAGCGAGGAGGCGTTCGCCTACGTCGTCGGCGGCGCCGGCTCCGAGTCAACGGTCCGGGCGAACGATCGGGCTTTCGAGAAGTGGCAGATCGTCCCCCGCATGCTGCGAGACGTCTCGGACCGGGACCTCTCGGTCGACCTCTTCGGCACCGAGTACCCCGCGCCCGTCCTGCTGGCGCCGATCGGAGTCCAGGAAATCCTCCACGAGGAGGCCGAACTCGCCGTCGCCCGCGCGGCCCGCGAGTTCGAGCTTCCGATGGTCCTGAGCTCCGTCTCCTCGCACACCTTCGAGGCCGTCGCGGACGAACTGGGCGACAGCCCGGGCTGGTTCCAACTCTACTGGAGCGCCGACCGGGACGTCGCCGCGAGCTTCGTAGAGCGCGCCGAAGACGCGGGCTACGAGGCCGTCGTCGTCACCCTCGACACGCCGAAGATGGGCTGGCGCGAGCGCGACATCGAACTCGGCTACCTGCCGTTCCTCGAGACCCGGGGCCTGCAGAACTACTTCGCGGATCCCGCGTTTCGGGACCGGCTCGAGGCCGATCCCGAGGACGACCCCGTCTCGGCGATCCGCTCGTGGAAGGAGTGTTTCGGCGACGCCTCCCTGACGTGGGCGGATCTCGACTGGCTCGACGACCAGACCGACCTGCCGATCGTTCTCAAGGGCGTGCTCCACCCCGACGACGCCCGCGAGGCGATCGACCGCGGTGTGGACGGCCTGATCGTCTCGAACCACGGCGGCCGGCAGGTCGACGGCGCGATTCCGGCCCTCGATGCGCTACCTAACGTGGTCGACGCGGTCGACGACGCCACGGAAGCCGACGAGGAGTTCCCGGTCCTCTTCGACAGCGGAATCCGGCGCGGCAGCGACGTCTTCCGCGCGGTCGCGCTCGACGCCGACGCGGTCCTGCTGGGCCGACCCTACGCGCTGGGGTTGGGCATCGGCGGCGAAGACGGCGTGCGCGCGGTTCTCGAGAACCTGCTGGCCGACGTCGACCTGACGGTGGGCCTCTCGGGCTGTGCGAGTATCGACGAGGTCGACCGCTCGAACCTCCGGAGGGCGGAGCGATGA
- a CDS encoding AIR synthase family protein, producing MPGKVSPDDLLAHVFERTGTDDETVLQGPANGEDAAAIAPFDGDETLVVSSDPISLAAAGVGSLAVPIACNDVAASGADPRWLTVVIMLPDEETDLEAITSDLDAAARDVGATIVGGHSEYVDQLERPLLSLTAMGTAESFVPTGGAEPGDSVLITKAAGLEGTAILATDFGDEFDVAEAVRERAEGFLDEISVAPDARAVREHATAMHDPTEGGVAAGLLEIARASGVRLDVDRESIPIREETARLCEAAGVDPLRIFGSGALLATVPDDAVDDCLAALEAAGLEGSEIGTVEAGDPALVLDGESITEPIADDLYPLWEGADADD from the coding sequence ATGCCCGGCAAGGTGAGCCCGGACGACCTGCTCGCGCACGTCTTCGAGCGGACGGGAACCGACGACGAGACGGTCCTCCAGGGGCCGGCCAACGGGGAGGACGCCGCCGCCATCGCTCCGTTCGACGGCGACGAGACGCTCGTGGTCAGCTCCGACCCGATCTCGCTGGCCGCGGCGGGCGTCGGCTCCCTCGCGGTGCCGATCGCGTGCAACGACGTCGCCGCCTCCGGCGCCGACCCGCGGTGGCTGACCGTCGTCATCATGCTCCCCGACGAGGAGACGGACCTCGAGGCGATCACTAGCGACCTCGACGCAGCCGCCCGGGACGTCGGCGCGACGATCGTCGGCGGCCACTCGGAGTACGTCGACCAACTCGAGCGCCCCCTCCTGTCGCTGACCGCGATGGGAACCGCCGAGTCGTTCGTCCCGACCGGCGGCGCAGAACCCGGCGACAGCGTGCTCATCACGAAGGCCGCAGGGCTCGAGGGAACGGCCATCCTCGCGACCGACTTCGGCGACGAGTTCGACGTCGCCGAGGCCGTCCGCGAGCGCGCCGAGGGATTTCTCGACGAGATCAGCGTCGCCCCCGACGCCCGCGCGGTCCGCGAGCACGCGACCGCGATGCACGACCCGACCGAGGGCGGCGTCGCGGCCGGCCTGCTCGAGATCGCCCGCGCCTCCGGTGTTCGACTCGACGTCGATCGGGAGTCGATCCCGATTCGCGAGGAGACGGCGCGGTTGTGCGAGGCCGCCGGCGTCGATCCGCTGCGGATCTTCGGCTCCGGCGCCTTGCTCGCGACCGTTCCCGACGACGCGGTCGACGACTGCCTCGCGGCGCTCGAGGCGGCCGGCCTCGAGGGGAGCGAGATCGGAACGGTCGAAGCGGGCGATCCGGCGCTCGTCCTCGACGGCGAGTCGATCACCGAGCCGATCGCGGACGATCTCTACCCCCTGTGGGAAGGCGCGGACGCGGACGACTGA
- a CDS encoding NCS2 family permease, translating to MKIRESLVALFDLDDSATDLRTELLAGLTTFLTMSYIVVVNPAILAARGEKPGIDVAGATYTETVQMLAVVTILSAAAATLVMAVYADRPFALAPGMGLNAFFAYTVIGAMGVPWETALAAIVIEGILFMGLTLAGAREYVIRLFPEPVKFAVGAALGLFLAFIGLQEMKVVVADQTTLVQLGSIGADPVALLSVFGLFLSFGLYTRGVRGSIIVGVLLTAVAGWIAASAGVQSPHPGTPLAPSIPSPQYDISPLAGAFVDGLRNVEALSVSLVVLTFFFVDFLETAGTLTGVAQVGGLLDEDGNLPEMEKPLMADAVGTTVGGVLGTSTVTAYVESAAGIEEGGRTGLTALVVAALFLASLAIVPLAAAIPLYASHIALVVVAVLMLGNVADVDWHDPTHAVPAGVTIIAMPLTLSIAYGIAAGIIAYPIMKLAAGERREVSVGQWLLALAFVGYFALRTSGALTAV from the coding sequence ATGAAGATACGCGAATCGCTCGTCGCTCTTTTCGATCTCGACGATAGCGCTACGGATCTCCGAACGGAACTCCTCGCCGGGCTGACGACGTTCCTCACGATGTCGTACATCGTCGTCGTCAATCCGGCGATCCTCGCCGCGAGGGGCGAGAAGCCCGGTATCGACGTCGCGGGAGCCACGTACACCGAGACGGTGCAGATGCTGGCCGTCGTGACGATCCTCTCCGCGGCGGCGGCGACGCTCGTCATGGCCGTCTACGCGGACCGACCGTTCGCGCTCGCGCCCGGAATGGGCCTCAACGCCTTCTTCGCGTACACCGTCATCGGCGCGATGGGCGTCCCGTGGGAGACCGCGCTCGCGGCGATCGTCATCGAGGGAATCCTCTTTATGGGGCTCACGCTCGCGGGGGCTCGAGAGTACGTCATCCGGCTCTTTCCGGAGCCGGTCAAGTTCGCCGTCGGCGCGGCGCTGGGGCTGTTCCTCGCGTTCATCGGCTTACAGGAGATGAAGGTCGTCGTCGCCGACCAGACGACGCTGGTGCAACTCGGCTCGATCGGCGCCGATCCGGTCGCGCTCCTCTCGGTCTTCGGGCTCTTCCTCTCCTTCGGGCTGTACACCCGCGGCGTTCGCGGGTCGATCATCGTCGGCGTCCTCCTCACCGCCGTCGCCGGCTGGATCGCCGCGTCGGCCGGCGTGCAGAGCCCGCATCCCGGGACGCCGCTCGCTCCGTCGATCCCCTCGCCCCAGTACGACATCTCGCCGCTCGCCGGCGCGTTCGTCGACGGCCTTCGAAACGTCGAGGCGCTCTCCGTCTCGCTGGTGGTCCTCACGTTCTTCTTCGTCGACTTCCTCGAGACGGCGGGGACGCTCACGGGCGTGGCGCAGGTCGGCGGGCTGCTCGACGAGGACGGGAACCTTCCCGAGATGGAGAAGCCGCTCATGGCCGACGCGGTCGGGACCACCGTCGGCGGCGTGCTCGGGACCTCGACGGTCACGGCCTACGTCGAGTCCGCGGCCGGGATCGAGGAGGGCGGCCGGACGGGGCTGACCGCGCTCGTCGTCGCCGCGCTCTTCCTCGCGTCGCTCGCGATCGTCCCGCTGGCCGCGGCGATCCCGCTGTACGCGTCCCACATCGCGCTCGTCGTCGTCGCGGTCCTGATGCTCGGCAACGTCGCCGACGTGGACTGGCACGATCCGACCCACGCCGTTCCGGCGGGCGTGACGATCATCGCGATGCCGCTGACCCTCTCCATCGCGTACGGTATCGCGGCGGGGATCATCGCCTACCCCATCATGAAACTCGCGGCGGGCGAACGCCGCGAGGTCTCGGTCGGTCAGTGGCTGCTCGCGCTCGCGTTCGTCGGGTACTTCGCCCTCCGGACGAGCGGGGCGCTCACCGCGGTTTGA
- a CDS encoding phosphotransferase family protein, whose protein sequence is MSDEYYERLVDEDALVAYLGEHLGEVDDYEIERHQEGHSNETLFVTWGGEDLVIRRPPPGETADTAHDVLREHRVTAALADTDVPVPETKVACDDHDVIGSDFYVMERLEGDVLREDEPERFADPDYRRRIGEELVDTLAKIHRLDYEEIGLGEFGRPAGYTQRQVDRWGKQLSWAFEVTEDEREVPDLYEVGDWLEANVPEDHPHSLVHGDYKLDNVMFAPGTPPELNAVFDWEMATLGDPRADLGWMLSYWRDPKDPGPEIPELVTRFMEREGYPTRVELVDRWEELTGLEFEHERFYRTLAVYKLAGLGEMFFRRHLEGNADNPLYPKMEDRVPALAARAKRILEGAEPL, encoded by the coding sequence ATGAGCGACGAGTACTACGAGCGGCTGGTCGACGAGGACGCGCTGGTCGCCTACCTCGGGGAGCACCTCGGCGAGGTCGACGACTACGAGATCGAGCGCCACCAGGAGGGCCACTCCAACGAGACGCTGTTCGTCACCTGGGGCGGCGAGGACCTGGTCATCCGGCGGCCGCCGCCGGGCGAGACCGCCGACACCGCCCACGACGTCCTCCGGGAGCACCGAGTGACGGCGGCCCTGGCCGATACCGACGTTCCCGTCCCCGAGACGAAGGTGGCCTGCGACGACCACGACGTGATCGGCAGCGACTTCTACGTGATGGAGCGCCTCGAGGGCGACGTCCTCCGGGAGGACGAACCGGAGCGGTTCGCCGACCCCGACTACCGCCGGCGGATCGGCGAAGAACTCGTCGACACGCTGGCGAAGATCCACCGACTGGACTACGAGGAGATCGGCCTCGGCGAGTTCGGCCGTCCCGCGGGGTACACCCAGCGGCAGGTCGACCGCTGGGGCAAACAGCTCTCGTGGGCGTTCGAGGTCACCGAGGACGAGCGCGAGGTGCCCGACCTCTACGAGGTCGGCGACTGGCTCGAGGCGAACGTTCCCGAGGACCACCCGCACTCGCTGGTTCACGGCGACTACAAGCTCGACAACGTCATGTTTGCACCCGGTACGCCGCCGGAGCTCAACGCCGTCTTCGACTGGGAGATGGCGACGCTGGGCGATCCGCGGGCCGACCTTGGCTGGATGCTCTCCTACTGGCGCGATCCGAAGGATCCCGGGCCCGAGATCCCGGAACTGGTCACGCGGTTCATGGAGCGCGAGGGCTACCCCACCCGCGTCGAACTCGTCGACCGCTGGGAGGAGCTGACCGGCCTCGAGTTCGAACACGAGCGGTTCTACCGGACGCTGGCGGTCTACAAGCTGGCCGGCCTCGGCGAGATGTTCTTCCGCCGCCACCTCGAGGGTAACGCGGACAACCCGCTGTACCCGAAGATGGAAGACCGCGTGCCGGCGCTGGCCGCGCGTGCAAAGCGGATCCTCGAGGGCGCCGAACCGCTGTAG
- a CDS encoding trans-sulfuration enzyme family protein: MTRHDNQSDRNRFATTAVGAAETEPHPHRDGTNDVVPPIHLSTTFEWASGEDGNEHDYSRESNPTRAVLEERLARLEGGEHGLAFASGMAATSTTMLSLVPPGGHVVSSDTIYSGTEKLLTEHMAGHLGVDVDFVDARDPGNVADAVDADTDLIWAETPSNPLIRLCDIRTIADIADDRDALFSVDSTFASPYYQTPLELGADVVVHSTTKYLNGHSDSIGGAVITDDSGVFEQLAFAQRVGLGNMLSPFDCYLVARGIKTLPARMEHHERNAMAVARFLESHDRVARVHYPGLESHPQHELASEQMSGYSGMLSFEFDGTLIELEAFIEGLEVFTPGASLGGVESLVEVPSLMIPDEFSRSEESAEIPETLVRVSVGLEDADDLCEDLRTALP, translated from the coding sequence ATGACACGACACGATAACCAGTCCGACAGGAATCGATTCGCGACCACCGCAGTCGGCGCAGCTGAAACCGAACCGCATCCTCACAGGGATGGTACTAACGACGTCGTCCCGCCGATTCACCTTTCGACTACGTTCGAGTGGGCCAGCGGGGAGGACGGTAATGAACACGACTATTCGCGCGAGAGCAATCCGACGCGGGCAGTCCTCGAAGAGCGGTTAGCCCGCCTCGAAGGCGGCGAGCACGGGTTAGCGTTCGCCTCCGGAATGGCCGCCACATCGACGACGATGCTGTCGCTGGTCCCCCCGGGAGGCCACGTCGTCTCCTCGGACACCATCTATAGCGGAACCGAAAAGCTCCTCACTGAACACATGGCCGGACATCTCGGCGTTGACGTCGACTTCGTTGACGCCCGCGACCCCGGCAACGTCGCCGATGCAGTCGACGCGGACACTGACTTGATCTGGGCAGAGACGCCGTCGAACCCCTTGATTAGGTTGTGCGATATCCGAACGATAGCCGACATCGCCGATGACCGCGATGCGCTGTTCAGCGTAGACAGTACCTTTGCGAGTCCGTACTATCAAACCCCACTCGAACTGGGTGCTGACGTCGTCGTTCACAGCACTACCAAGTATCTCAACGGGCACTCCGACTCGATCGGCGGTGCCGTTATCACCGACGACAGTGGGGTTTTCGAGCAATTAGCGTTCGCGCAGCGGGTCGGGCTCGGGAATATGCTTTCGCCGTTCGACTGCTACCTCGTTGCGCGAGGCATCAAGACGCTGCCCGCGCGGATGGAACATCACGAGCGGAACGCGATGGCAGTTGCCCGGTTCCTCGAAAGCCACGATCGGGTCGCTCGTGTCCACTATCCGGGTCTCGAGAGCCACCCGCAACACGAGCTCGCGAGCGAGCAGATGTCGGGGTACAGCGGGATGCTGTCATTCGAGTTCGACGGGACACTCATCGAACTCGAGGCGTTCATCGAGGGGCTTGAGGTATTCACCCCGGGAGCGAGTCTCGGCGGGGTCGAGAGCCTTGTCGAGGTACCGTCACTAATGATCCCAGACGAGTTCAGTCGTAGTGAGGAGTCGGCGGAGATTCCCGAGACGCTGGTCCGAGTATCCGTTGGCCTCGAAGACGCCGATGACCTCTGCGAGGATCTCCGGACGGCGCTACCGTAG
- a CDS encoding HAD family hydrolase: MSDDERTIDGEPADWEAVFWDIGGVILELESVQGAHAAFVEGLVDEHGLELSVEEAVDVWRTAVGDHFRERDGTEFRSAREGYARGVEALVGEELPREKWEPDFEAHFESSIEPIPGAPETIAALADREIHVGVISDVDDEAGKEMLEQFGVREHFDSITTSEAVGRTKPDPEIFETALAKAGVTPERSLMIGDRYDHDVKGADEMGMHGVAFGAEDGPAVSYRIESPEEVLEIVDGT, encoded by the coding sequence ATGAGCGACGACGAGCGCACGATCGACGGCGAACCCGCCGACTGGGAGGCCGTCTTCTGGGACATCGGCGGCGTCATCCTCGAGCTCGAGTCCGTGCAGGGCGCCCACGCGGCGTTCGTCGAGGGGCTGGTCGACGAGCACGGCCTCGAGTTGAGCGTCGAGGAGGCCGTCGACGTCTGGCGGACGGCCGTCGGCGACCACTTCCGCGAGCGCGACGGCACCGAGTTCCGGTCGGCTCGCGAGGGGTACGCGAGGGGCGTCGAGGCCCTCGTCGGCGAGGAGCTGCCGCGAGAGAAGTGGGAACCCGACTTCGAGGCGCACTTCGAGTCGTCGATCGAACCGATTCCGGGCGCTCCGGAGACCATCGCGGCACTCGCCGACCGCGAAATCCACGTCGGCGTCATCAGCGACGTCGACGACGAGGCGGGCAAGGAGATGCTCGAGCAGTTCGGCGTCCGCGAGCATTTCGATTCGATCACGACCTCGGAGGCGGTCGGCCGGACGAAGCCCGATCCCGAAATCTTCGAGACGGCCCTCGCGAAGGCCGGCGTCACCCCCGAGCGATCGCTGATGATCGGCGACCGGTACGACCACGACGTGAAGGGCGCCGACGAGATGGGAATGCACGGCGTCGCCTTCGGCGCCGAGGACGGCCCGGCCGTCTCCTATCGGATCGAATCGCCGGAAGAGGTGCTCGAGATCGTCGACGGAACGTAA